In the Nicotiana tabacum cultivar K326 chromosome 16, ASM71507v2, whole genome shotgun sequence genome, one interval contains:
- the LOC107824049 gene encoding VIN3-like protein 2: protein MRNFDGTGISAMESTLSGLVLDPNKFSQLSLEEKRQLVYEISQCSEDAPKILSSLTRRELLEIICAEMGEERKYSGYTKFKMIDQLLKLVSCKSNTNIGSAFKRQRKQENQCETLVQNGEAKWELESKTQFLLCHNLACRATLEREDVFCKRCSCCICHQYDDNKDPSLWLTCESDSPDEFKPCGLSCHLKCALEHEQSGILKNCINQKLDGDFYCVSCGKVNGLMRTLRKQLMTAKEARRVDVLCLRISLSHKILEKTEKYKGLLKLVELAVEMLKNEVGPLAQASEKMDRRIVNRLSCGTAVQKLCGSAVEAFDSMFPNQHFNPMTKEEHLMPCRIHFEELSPSKVTIVFKYDDRMLKELIGFKLWYRKSIADKYPDEATFIALSPATRFMLDGLDPSMQYFCKVSFFSKTTTLGVQEVTWVTPAVHTSCKSGSDEVQREKEHATTDSTVMHAESMSSTDNKLTTYDPNANAFPTSPLSKMLIPLASPVSSAPATPCQTDGSKETQLSDYEYSVGIIRKLEHEGLIETDFRVKFLTWFSLKATTQERKVVRVFIDTFIDDHSSMAGQLMDTFMDEICREQKVARHELCSRFWH, encoded by the exons ATGAGAAATTTTGATGGTACTGGAATTTCTGCTATGGAGTCTACGTTATCAG GTCTTGTTCTCGATCCCAACAAATTTAGCCAATTGAGTTTGgaagagaaaagacaattagTGTATGAAATTTCTCAATGCTCAGAAGATGCGCCAAAGATCTTGAGTTCATTGACCAGAAGAGAACTTCTAGAGATTATATGTGCTGAGATGGGCGAAGAGAGAAAGTACTCTGgctacacaaaattcaaaatgaTAGATCAACTTCTAAAGCTGGTTTCTTGTAAGTCCAATACAAATATTGGTTCTGCCTTCAAAAGGCAGCGAAAACAAGAAAATCAATGTGAAACTTTGGTTCAGAATGGTGAAGCTAAGTGGGAGTTGGAAAGCAAAACCCAATTCCTACTCTGTCATAATTTGGCATGTAGAGCTACTCTTGAGAGAGAGGATGTTTTCTGCAAAAGATGTTCTTGCTGCATTTGTCATCAGTATGATGATAATAAAGACCCTAGTTTGTGGTTAACTTGTGAATCCGATTCTCCAGATGAATTTAAGCCATGCGGATTATCATGCCATCTAAAATGTGCACTTGAACACGAACAATCCGGCATTTTGAAGAATTGCATCAATCAAAAACTAGATGGAGATTTCTATTGTGTTTCTTGTGGAAAAGTTAATGGGCTGATGAG AACCTTGAGAAAACAATTGATGACAGCGAAGGAGGCGAGAAGAGTTGATGTGCTGTGTTTAAGAATCTCTCTAAGCCATAAGATCCTGGAGAAAACTGAGAAATACAAAGGACTGCTGAAACTTGTTGAATTGGCTGTTGAGATGCTGAAGAACGAAGTAGGGCCTCTTGCACAGGCGTCAGAGAAGATGGATCGCAGGATAGTGAACAGGCTTTCTTGTGGTACCGCAGTTCAGAAGCTGTGTGGTTCTGCAGTGGAAGCTTTTGATTCCATGTTTCCCAACCAACACTTTAATCCTATGACAAAGGAAGAGCATTTGATGC CTTGCCGGATACACTTTGAGGAGCTTTCTCCGTCTAAAGTAACCATTGTCTTCAAATATGATGATCGTATGCTGAAAGAACTAATAGGCTTCAAATTGTGGTATCGAAAGTCCATTGCAGACAAATATCCAGATGAAGCAACTTTTATTGCACTAAGCCCTGCGACGAGATTTATGCTGGACGGTCTTGATCCTTCCATGCAGTACTTCTGCAAGGTTTCTTTCTTCAGCAAGACAACGACTTTGGGGGTTCAGGAAGTAACATGGGTAACACCTGCCGTGCACACGAGCTGTAAGTCGGGTTCTGATGAAGTACAAAGGGAGAAAGAACATGCTACTACAGATAGTACAGTGATGCATGCCGAGTCAATGAGTTCTACTGACAACAAACTAACAACTTATGATCCAAATGCCAATGCATTTCCTACATCCCCTCTTTCGAAGATGCTCATTCCTTTAGCAAGTCCAGTTTCAAGTGCTCCAGCCACTCCTTGCCAAACTGATGGGTCAAAGGAAACACAATTGAGTGATTACGAGTACTCTGTAGGAATCATCAGAAAGTTGGAGCATGAAGGGTTGATAGAAACAGATTTCAGAGTGAAGTTCTTGACTTGGTTCAGCTTGAAAGCCACAACACAAGAGAGAAAGGTAGTTAGAGTTTTCATAGACACCTTTATCGACGACCATTCAAGTATGGCGGGGCAACTTATGGATACGTTCATGGATGAGATATGCAGGGAGCAGAAAGTCGCCCGACATGAGCTCTGCAGTAGATTCTGGCATTAA
- the LOC107824050 gene encoding uncharacterized protein LOC107824050: MNAGSPAYHAQGKYNSAKRTYQPRGVNAIPLGIRRKTNPVCTPPGNSSNTLDSSLGTPNNYSPPNSPQIGDISSDCFPQGGGGGGGSQYGQGSPYQGSGFKGSHHRGSGQSKGLLKVYYHKSMVQDPWKLLKPVIWKPRGDTRDSSNSWLPKSNISKKAKLGETPTKSTPQQSLTEYLAAAFTEAAGKDTVNYESGT, from the coding sequence ATGAATGCCGGTTCTCCAGCTTATCATGCTCAAGGCAAATATAACTCAGCTAAAAGAACGTACCAGCCACGAGGAGTCAATGCCATTCCTCTTGGGATCCGTAGGAAAACTAATCCCGTTTGTACACCACCAGGGAACTCCTCTAACACTTTGGATAGCTCTCTTGGCACACCTAACAACTACTCTCCGCCTAATTCACCGCAAATTGGCGACATTTCCAGTGATTGCTTTCCTCAAggaggtggaggtggaggtggTAGCCAATATGGACAAGGCAGCCCCTACCAAGGTTCAGGATTCAAAGGCAGTCATCACCGAGGTTCAGGTCAAAGCAAGGGTCTATTGAAAGTTTACTATCACAAGTCAATGGTGCAAGACCCATGGAAACTATTGAAGCCAGTTATTTGGAAGCCACGTGGAGATACACGTGACTCTTCGAATTCATGGCTTCCAAAATCCAATATCTCAAAGAAGGCTAAACTTGGAGAAACTCCAACAAAATCCACACCCCAGCAAAGCCTCACTGAATACCTTGCTGCCGCATTTACTGAAGCAGCTGGCAAAGACACTGTGAATTATGAATCCGGCACATAA